The Arachis ipaensis cultivar K30076 chromosome B03, Araip1.1, whole genome shotgun sequence region CTCGGAGGGATCACCCGTTACCTCCACCAAGAAGTCAGCCATTGCCTGGGCTTTGATTGCGTGCCGGGGCTCATATTGCAAGTCGTATTGGGAGAgttcgatggcccaggtcatcatcctaccaGCCAAATCAGGTTTTTGTAGTACTTGGCGGATTGCCTGGTCCGTTCTCACGACTATACGGTGACCCTGGAAGTATTGTCTTAACCTTCGGGAGGAAGTTAGGAGTGTCAAAGCCAGCTTTTCCAGTTTGTTGTACCTCAGCTCGGCTCCTTGTAGAGCCCTACTCACGAAGTAGACCGGCTACTGAGCTTTCCCTTCTTCTCTTACGAGCACCGCTGCAAGCGCTTCCTCTGTTACTGCCAGGTAGAGGTATAATGATTCTCCGGCCTTGGGTTTTCCGAGCACCGGAGGTGCTGCTAGAATctccttgaagtggttgaatgcctcctcgcacgccggggtccattcgaatgctattccctttttcatcaggttgaagaagggCAGGGCTTTTGCTGCCGATGCACCTAGGAAACGGGATAATGCCGTTAGTCTCCCCGCCAATCGTTGGACATCTTTGATAcaacccgggctcttcatctggagGATCGCTTGGCATTTCTAGGGGTTGGCTTCCACTCCTCTTTGGGTGatcatgaatcccaggaactttcctgcctccatggcaaaggcgcatTTGAGCGGGTTAAGCTTCATGCCGTGTTGCCGGAGGGACGCAAATACGCCTCCCAGGTCGCTCAGGAGATCGTCTGGCCGTGTGGTTTTTGCgaggatgtcgtccacgtagacttccccTGTCTTGCCTATAAGCTCACTGAATAtattgttcatcaatctttggtatgtGGCGCCAGCATTTttcagaccaaatggcattactttgtagcaataggtccctcctggcgttatgaacgccgttttttcctcgtcgggtcggtgcatcggtatctggttatacccagaataggcatccatgaagctcaggtACCGGTATCCCGCCGCTGCGTCGACGAGTGCGTCAATGTTGGgtagggggtagcagtccttaggacatgccttattgaggtcagagtagtctacacacattctccacctcccattGTGTTTCTTCACCAAAGCTACGTTCGACAGCCAGGTTGAGTAGTCCAATTCCCGGATGAACCCTGCTTTAAGGAGGCTGGCCGcctgcctggccacctcctctgcccGCTCCTGTGACATCTTTCTCTTCCTCTGGGCCACTGGCTTGGCTTCTTGTTTGACGGCCAGATGGTTGTGACATGAGCTgggggtctatccctggcatgtcggctggcgtccaGGCGAAGTGGTCGGCATTGGCTCTGATCATCTCCATCAGAGGCTCCTTTAATTCATGGGGAAGGTTTCTGTTTATGAACGTGAATTTCTCGTCCCCATCACCGACCCTGAATTTTTCCAAATCCCCTTCTGGCTCAGGTCTGGGCTTATCTTCTATCCTGGTGTCCAGGTCGGCGAGGAAAACTCCTGAAGCTTCTTTGGACTTTTTCCTGAGAGagaggctggcgtggtcgcaGGCAACCGCCGTTTCCAAGTCTCATCTGATAGATCTTACGGATCCGTCATCAGCAATAAACTTCATCACGAGCAGCTTCGTACTAATGGCAGCCCCCAGGTCGTTGATAGTTTTCCTCCCCAAGATAATGTTATAAGCTGTGGAATCCCGTAAGATTACAAAATCTGCCATGACTGTTCTTCGTCTCTGCCCCTGCCCCACGGAGGTCGGGAGCGAGATGGTTccatccggcttgatgaagtggtcacccAATCCTatcacaccgtgctggtgggtcgacAGGTCGGCGTCTCTCAATCCCAGGGCATCAAAAACGTTTCTAAATatgatgtttgagtctgcccccgtatctaccaggattcgtttgacgaggccTGTTCCGATCCTGGCCGTAATGACCATGGGTGGGCTCTCCGGCACCTCATCGAACCATTGGTCTTCTGGGCcgaaggagatggatgggagacCCCGGGAACTTCTAGCAGATGAGGAGGAGACCGTTAGGACCTTGGCGTCCTTTTTCTGTGCCGATTTTGACCTTGGGGCGGTATTCCTGGCCGTTACTACGTTTACCACCGTGAGGCCGTGGTCGTCACCCTCTGGTTCTTGGCGTCGCCTTGTTGACCGGGACCTGTCTTCGCTATCATGGTCCTGATTACGTCTCCTCGGCTCCCTTATAAGGTGTGAGAAGTCGGCAAGTTTCCCATCCCTGATTGCTTGTTCCAGGGCGTCCtttaggtcgaagcagtcttgggtcttgtgctcGTAACCCTTGTGATAGTCGCAGTATAGGTTCTTGTTTCCCCCCGTCctgtccttcagaggtcggggcCTCGATAGTATCCCCTTCTCTGcaatctgttggtaaactttggtGATCGACGCCGTGAGGGGGTAtagttggtgaacttcccgaCTCTGGGGACAGGTTTGGGTGCTTTACCTAGACCGCtgtccctggcgtgttcctttggCCTCTCTCTGCTCTCGTAGTGCCGGGTTTGGTTGTACACGggttgccgtttattggcagccacgacccggctAACTTCCTCATCGTTGATGTACTCTttggccacgcactggatctcttgcattgtccaGACGGGCTTTGTGGTAAGATGTTTCCTAAAGTCCTCATTCGAGAGGCCGTTCGTCAGACACAAACTTGCCACCGAGTCCGTCAAGCCGTCGATCTCGAGGCACTCATCGTTGAAGCGATTCAGATACTTCCTGGTCGGCTCCCCGGCTCTCTGGGTCACCCCCAGCAAATTGATCGGGTGTTTAGCTTTGACGATCCTGGTCGTGAACTGAGCTAGGAAGGCAtggctgatgtcggagaattgggtcaccgagccctgcgggaggttattgaaccaccgtattgctGGGCCAGCCAAGGTGACCGGGAAGGCGCGACATCTTACCTCGTCACCTACTCCTTCCAaattcatcctggcctcgaaggccgttaagTGTTCCAAGGGATCTTGTGTTCCATCATacttcatgtccgttggcttgtcaaagtgttttggcagccggacctcgagtacGGAACGGTGGAAAGGGGTCCTCCTATTATCACGGGTCCCTGGGTAGTTCTTCTCGACTCGACGTTCTCCCGACGCACGTCCTCGTCGCCCCTGTTCGATGCGCGTCGCCTCTCGCGTCTGGCGTAGATGATGGGATCTCGACTTCTTCTTCTGGCGCGTCCCCGTCTCCCTGTGCTTTCCGACTCATACTGGGGGCTGGGTGTGCGCCTCGAGCGGCTTCTCGAGCAGGAACTAGTGGGGCTTTGCTCCAGAGTGCGTTGGTCGCGTTCTCTGTCTGCTAGCCTGTGCTCCAAGTCTTGCATCCTGTGGCGTAGCTCTTGCATTATCTTGGCGTGGTTGTCGCCAGTCCCTCCAAAGGGGCGTCTTTCGTGAGTTTGCGTAGTGTCCCTTGGAGGCGACCTCTGTTGTTGTCGAGTTTCCGTCGCAACGGCGCCTCCCCCAGGCACGGGGGCGCGGCCTCGCAGCCTGTCCCAGTTTGGACTAGCACGAAGTCCATGGACGaatcccacagacggcgccaatgttcggtactGTCACGACCATCACTggcgcgtcgggggcactgttacggcctggcccaagatCCCCGCGGGTCGACccgacccgagctccacccgGTCCGGCCACGCATCCTgtaaccgacccggacacgcgtgcTGTACGGCTCGCACACAGCTATGGGACAGCATCCTTTAGGATATGGGCCTGTCCCCATGGGGGGCCCAccactgacatgtatataaggggaagactggctcttcccccgaggtacgtcacacATCACACTACCTTTTCCGCGGGACCTCGCATCCTTCGATCGGCAGTCCACGACCTGACGAATCCCTACCAACATCCCGGATCGCAATCCGAACCGTCCGGTAATCGACCTACCGAACAGTATTAAACTTTAAAAAACTGAAAAATATATACCCTTATACATATTAACTACAACTAAGATAGATAATGCATTTGAAAAAAAATGGGAGGGAGTGAAGTGAGTGAATCTGAAGAGGTagaatatattaatattttaaatttcttAAAATATAACTCTTATCCCTTTgtaaattaaaatgataaatgACGAGAGAAAAAATttcaattaaaacaaaaatacaaatacaaatacaTGTAGTTTTGTAGTTTGGTCATGACTTCGCGTCAAAACTTTTTGAATTTGTCactgaaaagaaaaattttttagagagtgagaacatcgtcctcgcagaTTCTTAGTCGGAAAGGGAAATACCATCAAAGTAAAGAAATACTTGCAAATTGAAAGAATTCCATTATATAAGCagtattttttttaaactaatatTTTAGAAAAACTTTATGAAAAATCTTACTTCAAAAAAGTCGTAAGAAAtcttattaaattataaaaaccaTAAAGTGAATAGtttaagaaaagagaaaggaCCACCCAACATGCCTAAAGGCTTTCTGCCCAATAACTTTCCTCATTCATTCTTATCCATCAAATACATAGGCTAAAGAAACAAGGTAATACTTAACTCCATCTGCTTCAACCACCATCACTACACTAGGAACAACCCTCAGCGTCACCACCgccagcatgagggatctctcagttttcaaatacaaacaaaataatacaagaatacacaaatagagagtatagatagagaaaaaaaaataaatcaaataacaGATAAATGCAATTATACAATTTGACAAATTAATTACAAAATGCACACCCCACTGTAAGAAAAATGAGTTttagcaacaataacataaaggacactatttcttttatttaagttATGTTTTTATAACCATTATATATTTGCTATTAATACTATATATTAtaatgacaattattattattgcagCAAAAAGATACataaaaaaagtttttaaaacaaattttagtGGAAATTATATATTTGacactattattatatattataatggcAATTATTATTATTGCAGCAAAAAGATACataaaaaaagtttttaaaacaaattttagtGGAAATTATATATTTGacactattattatatattataatggcaattattattattgtcactaaatattttattttattttattttatttttattattttcttccaGCAATTACCAGACAGAGAGAAAACCTATTCCACCCTAAATCAAGTAACGAAAAGAGAAAAACTCCACAATGGCACAACCTCAAGCACTTCCCTCCATCGCCGAACACCGCTGCAGACCTTGCCATCACCGACAACCGTCCATCATTCAAACTGCATCGTTATTCCTGTTTTTATCCCCTGTCTCAGATCTGCGTTGCTATCTTCGTTTTTTCGTTCGCCTAAGATCTATGTCGTTATTTACGTTCCTGTCGCCAAGGATGAAACGAGAATATGGCGGAACTGGCAGCACTATCATCTTCAAAAGCATCGTTAATGGCGACAAGGAAGTTTGACGCGGAGGTTGAGGAGCTTCTTGACCGGATGCTCGCTGCGAAATTCCAAGCTTGAATTCTTGTTCTCCAAGCTCCTCCTTCTCTGCATCTCTGAtacaaggatttataccggttcggaattccacaaaataattccgttgttagtatagtccaaaccaatagtcaatcctcaaatcaaattaaatttagttttgtcacaagtacaaactccaataagaattaatcgaagtatttaaactccgggtcgtctcacaaggaattgcaatgaagtggtcaattattggctacgaagggacaagggggtttgattggtaaaagggcaagaaattaaatgggcaagaatttaaatgacaagaagagtaaatcgagcaagcaattaaaggaagcaagtaataaagagagacattcatggcaagaattgagaatataagctttctatcctagtcatacaatgattaattcatcttatttagtcaactccaacaaatggaagaaggtatcatgtcatcttcacatagggagaatgtcaaacaagactagttaatcatgtcacaataataaacaagaatttatctcattacgtcatccctgaacgatggaagaaggtatcatattatcttcacactcagagaaagtctaataagactagctaatcttaatccaaatgtcctaatcaactccctaagtgaattagcaagagattagagttaatagaaacaatactagctaacaactctagatcaccaacatgagttgggtattcatgactcaaaattacctaattactctttccaagccaagaatgctaaaaaatctactctaaagcccaaccaagcattttgtcaaacacttggtgggtataaaTGGAAAAcatggtaaatgtgcaagaataataaaatctactaactaccaattgcaaggaaagtaaatccacaactcaaatcatcaataaaagaaatatcaaacatcaaattgcagtaattataaaccaaatccaacatgagcattcataaacataaaagaggcataaaagtaaaattaacatcacaaactaagagaataaaaATGTAGAAGTAAGAAATTGTAAAgcaaacaagatgaaaacaacaATTGAACCTTAGATCTAAGATGAAGATAACcctgaaaatcctaattctagagagaagagggagcttctctctctagaaactaaactacatgatgctaagctacaaacaattgctccccctttgctcaatcttcaattctgcatcaaataccctcagaaacaagttggatttgggcctgggcagctcaaaaattgcccccaacgttttgcctttaagtgagttacgtgcgagcatcgatgcgtacgcgtgggtcacgcatgcgcgtcgcttgGAAAAATTcctatccacgcgtatgcgtcatgtacgcgtacgcgtcgccatgcaacttcacttccacgtgtgcgcgtctgctgtgcgtgcgcgtggattgacATACTTCAaatccttgtttcctcatgcattctccactttgtatgattt contains the following coding sequences:
- the LOC107633200 gene encoding uncharacterized protein LOC107633200; the protein is MKYDGTQDPLEHLTAFEARMNLEGVGDERAGEPTRKYLNRFNDECLEIDGLTDSVASLCLTNGLSNEDFRKHLTTKPVWTMQEIQCVAKEYINDEEVSRVVAANKRQPVYNQTRHYESRERPKEHARDSGLEKGILSRPRPLKDRTGGNKNLYCDYHKGYEHKTQDCFDLKDALEQAIRDGKLADFSHLIREPRRRNQDHDSEDRSRSTRRRQEPEGDDHGLTVVNVVTARNTAPRSKSAQKKDAKVLTVSSSSARSSRGLPSISFGPEDQWFDEVPESPPMVITARIGTGLVKRILVDTGADSNIIFRNVFDALGLRDADLSTHQHGVIGLGDHFIKPDGTISLPTSVGQGQRRRTVMADFVILRDSTAYNIILGRKTINDLGAAISTKLLVMKFIADDGSVRSIR